One genomic segment of Ostrinia nubilalis chromosome 20, ilOstNubi1.1, whole genome shotgun sequence includes these proteins:
- the LOC135081713 gene encoding transient receptor potential channel pyrexia, whose translation MPTTRRLLTARWFRARRYPNPEELDDIRPRTLPRTDMDRRPRVSRVLSSPPRTQHQANPPLDEESLERAYPSMGHLEYVLAGSSPPAESAPNMYDSFEEPPLDLTAHICADSLRQSAHEQMRAVGGRLRLLDELETGVITIETAASTFATASEAEKNVCLFWAAFLKLANLLPHLVDAGADPLYYDALGLSPLHVAAFSGSTECASYLLSCGSDPNYMPRCFAPLHCAAFGNSVQVANLLISHGASVHAAVKYVNCEGGLLHCAVRANSVECMKLFISHGVDVNQIEPGGTNAIHLAADLGMTQCLTILLETPGADANVRTRVGDRESTALHLAADGGFVDCVDLLLSKGADATLKNHRGFTALHLAARAASLECVESLLRKGNAEPNAMDFDMRTPLHAAIGKSDSACDIIETLISWGANVNQKDEYGFTPLHLAALDGLSACVETLIYHGADVTTRSKKGNSALNVIARKTPASLAMITRKLDCAITLHHSQTSNREVELELDFRSILQHCYPREISYLNTFVDEGQKEVLLHPLCSAFLYIKWEKIRKYYVARLFLSFIFVLCLTLYVLTALAHNCYNGSKDMEETIQEQELCQKQSILGDLLRKNPFVIEMQWWVLAGITIFEIFRKVYGIAGYSTVKQYLMQSENIIEWFVIVSVFLISYIYTNITYTWQNHVGAFAVLAGWTNLMMMIGQLPVFGTYVAMYQKVQKEFAKLLMAYSCILIGFTISFCVIFPDSSSFANPFMGFITVLTMMIGELNLDLLLNEPDGNDPPVLLEFSAQITYVLFLMFVTVVLMNLLVGIAVHDIQGLRKTAGLSKLVRQTKLISYMELALFNGYLPKCLLKILHSSALVSPQAYRVVLSVKPLNPSEKRLPRDIMMAAYDIAKMRKQYGHTISSSGSTTGAYSCFKKYENNNDSGYREYGYSSGLGSVQARLDETSENVRQLTQEVKELKKLISAQQLVIQQALAGSMDSR comes from the coding sequence ATGCCCACGACGCGCCGTCTGCTCACCGCGCGGTGGTTCCGCGCCCGCCGCTATCCCAACCCCGAGGAGCTCGATGACATCCGACCCCGGACCCTCCCCCGAACCGACATGGATCGCCGCCCTCGCGTGTCCCGGGTCCTCAGCTCACCGCCCCGCACGCAGCACCAAGCCAACCCGCCCCTCGATGAGGAATCGCTCGAAAGGGCCTACCCCTCCATGGGACACCTCGAGTACGTCCTCGCCGGGTCCTCCCCGCCAGCCGAGAGCGCCCCCAACATGTACGACAGCTTCGAGGAGCCACCCCTCGACCTAACTGCGCACATATGCGCCGACTCGCTCCGGCAGAGCGCCCACGAACAGATGCGAGCTGTCGGCGGACGCCTTCGACTGCTCGACGAACTCGAAACCGGAGTGATCACCATCGAAACAGCCGCCAGCACCTTCGCCACCGCTTCGGAAGCCGAGAAAAATGTGTGCCTGTTCTGggcagcgtttctcaaacttgCCAATTTGCTGCCGCATCTGGTCGACGCCGGCGCCGACCCGCTCTACTATGACGCGCTGGGGCTGTCGCCGCTACACGTTGCGGCGTTCAGCGGATCCACGGAATGTGCGAGCTATTTGCTCTCTTGTGGAAGCGACCCAAATTACATGCCGAGGTGCTTCGCTCCACTTCATTGTGCCGCTTTCGGGAATTCAGTGCAAGTGGCTAATTTGCTAATCAGTCACGGTGCCTCGGTACATGCCGCAGTGAAATACGTGAATTGTGAAGGTGGGCTGCTCCATTGCGCCGTTCGAGCCAACTCAGTGGAGTGTATGAAACTGTTCATATCGCATGGAGTGGACGTCAATCAGATTGAACCTGGTGGTACCAACGCTATCCATCTCGCCGCTGATTTGGGAATGACACAGTGTCTCACGATCCTGCTGGAGACACCAGGCGCCGATGCGAACGTGAGAACGAGAGTCGGGGACAGAGAATCTACCGCGCTGCACTTGGCCGCTGATGGAGGATTTGTGGACTGTGTGGATCTGCTTTTATCGAAAGGTGCTGATGCAACTTTGAAGAACCATCGGGGATTTACCGCATTGCACCTTGCGGCCCGCGCGGCAAGTTTGGAATGCGTCGAGTCCTTGCTCAGGAAAGGGAACGCGGAGCCTAACGCTATGGACTTTGATATGCGCACGCCCCTGCATGCCGCTATAGGTAAATCCGATTCAGCGTGCGATATAATAGAGACACTGATCAGTTGGGGCGCAAACGTGAACCAGAAAGACGAATACGGCTTTACCCCACTGCACTTGGCTGCACTTGACGGGCTGTCTGCGTGTGTAGAGACATTAATCTATCACGGCGCTGACGTAACGACAAGGTCTAAAAAAGGAAATTCGGCTCTTAACGTAATTGCTCGCAAAACGCCTGCGTCGCTTGCAATGATAACAAGAAAATTGGACTGTGCGATCACGCTGCATCACTCGCAAACGAGCAACCGCGAAGTTGAACTCGAACTCGATTTTCGCAGTATACTTCAACATTGTTATCCGCGTGAAATAAGTTACCTAAACACTTTTGTGGACGAAGGTCAAAAGGAAGTCCTATTACATCCACTTTGCTCCGCTTTTCTCTACATAAAGTGGGAGAAAATCCGTAAATATTATGTTGCACGCCTTTTCCTGagttttatatttgtattatgtCTTACATTGTATGTTTTAACGGCCCTTGCACATAATTGCTATAACGGAAGCAAAGATATGGAAGAAACAATTCAAGAGCAAGAGCTCTGTCAGAAACAGTCTATACTCGGAGATTTGTTACGGAAAAATCCATTCGTAATCGAAATGCAGTGGTGGGTGCTCGCAGGGATAACAATATTTGAAATATTCAGGAAAGTTTATGGTATAGCCGGTTATTCTACAGTGAAGCAatatcttatgcaatctgaaaacATTATCGAATGGTTCGTGATTGTGAGCGTTTTCCTAATTTCCTACATTTACACAAACATCACGTATACGTGGCAAAATCACGTTGGAGCATTCGCAGTGCTCGCTGGATGGACCAACCTTATGATGATGATCGGCCAGCTCCCTGTCTTCGGCACCTACGTGGCTATGTACCAGAAAGTCCAGAAAGAGTTCGCCAAACTACTCATGGCATATTCCTGCATCCTTATTGGCTTCACAATAAGTTTCTGTGTAATATTTCCCGACTCGTCATCCTTTGCAAATCCATTCATGGGCTTCATAACTGTATTAACTATGATGATAGGGGAGCTAAATTTAGATTTACTATTGAACGAGCCAGACGGGAACGATCCACCTGTCCTATTGGAATTTTCGGCACAAATCACTTATGTATTGTTCCTGATGTTTGTCACAGTTGTACTGATGAACCTACTTGTGGGTATAGCGGTCCATGATATACAGGGCTTACGAAAAACGGCAGGGCTGTCCAAACTAGTGCGACAAACTAAACTGATATCGTATATGGAGCTGGCCTTATTCAACGGTTATCTCCCGAAATGTTTGTTGAAAATTCTCCACTCATCGGCTTTGGTTTCGCCGCAAGCGTATCGAGTGGTTTTGAGCGTGAAGCCCCTTAATCCATCAGAGAAAAGGCTACCGAGAGACATAATGATGGCTGCTTACGATATAGCAAAAATGAGGAAGCAGTATGGGCATACCATTTCATCAAGTGGGTCGACTACTGGTGCGTACTCGTGCTTCAAGAAATATGAGAACAATAACGATTCTGGGTACCGAGAGTACGGTTACTCTTCTGGCTTGGGGAGTGTCCAGGCAAGGCTAGACGAGACTTCGGAGAACGTGCGCCAACTGACTCAGGAAGTGAAGGAGTTAAAGAAGCTTATAAGTGCCCAGCAGCTAGTCATCCAGCAAGCGCTGGCCGGCTCGATGGACAGCCGTTGA
- the LOC135081849 gene encoding protein unc-79 homolog: MQGSFKIQLINMGTRAAAFTAKIRSLYDCQLRLMHNIQPLPSGIDIANTVKYFSQTLLSVLKDVPRSPLEMLRDADNDPDRMILYPNLDYKGLFNAISQLVDAAPHLQYGIQAFGQAVLQCLGCLLPFLEYDMIDNLPYLVAYCVAVFPVTLHQQILHLLCYYILPFTITRRYSGLEEESQASQSVAAIVMMVFQHSSNPAHHCQLLECLMSMKQTVVKDILCVIAYGTWGARLSAAKLLFYYWPPFDAKLFDRKGLLCKFSNDLVPFLCQRDMCPNAGTAEAAKVCYDHCISVTFASDSPPPLYLCIECANEIHREHPNQRFFDILHPQQQVSMVCENKNCRSTDKAAFSICFSNECASYNGNHPIRYCQQCHGNRHNSRRGGDHVVHTRLPHAWQMDSDMQTNLVEAIMSLMKEAKPISLEDPDNTSQSEVMKPPVSANFSDPISVEDRQLLGRYGVWLMVGLCTPNPDTPDEVLGRLLSVLFHWFHVTSFSYVGETATTVEKLKIEHVCGWLRGLAETHRDVLIACLKPHPPQYTRAAGHWENLASKTIHLKDGLNRLYCLIPYGIVTQSIWDIIMPTWMESICNEVPERELLDLKIPLAKILEPDGTMVGVDEKKLYNFAMIKVTETPTPDTVLPVLEWFQVRF, from the exons ATGCAGGGGAGCTTCAAGATTCAGCTCATAAACATGGGCACACGGGCGGCTGCCT TCACGGCGAAGATCCGCAGCCTGTATGACTGCCAGCTGCGGCTGATGCACAACATCCAGCCGCTGCCGTCGGGTATTGACATCGCGAACACCGTCAAGTACTTCTCACAGACGCTGCTCA GCGTCCTCAAAGATGTCCCCCGCTCTCCCCTGGAGATGCTGCGCGACGCGGACAACGATCCCGACCGGATGATACTCTATCCCAACCTCGACTACAAGGGGTTGTTTAACGCTATATCCCAGCTCGTCGATGCTGCCCCACATCTGCAGTATGGTATACAGG caTTCGGCCAAGCAGTCCTTCAGTGCCTGGGCTGTCTGCTCCCATTCCTGGAGTACGACATGATCGACAACTTACCATATCTGGTGGCTTACTGCGTGGCTGTCTTCCCAGTGACGCTGCATCAGCAGATACTGCACCTGCTGTGCTATTACATACTGCCCTTTACTATCA CACGTCGCTATTCCGGCCTAGAAGAGGAAAGCCAGGCGTCTCAGTCTGTAGCAGCCATTGTCATGATGGTATTCCAGCATTCTAGCAACCCAG CCCACCACTGCCAACTCCTGGAATGCCTCATGTCCATGAAGCAGACAGTCGTCAAAGACATCCTCTGCGTCATCGCATACGGAACTTGGGGCGCGAGGCTGTCAGCCGCCAAACTGCTGTTCTACTACTGGCCCCCGTTTGACGCCAAGCTGTTTGACAGGAAGGGCCTGCTGTGCAAGTTTTCAA ACGACCTCGTCCCATTCCTGTGCCAACGGGACATGTGTCCCAACGCGGGCACAGCGGAGGCCGCGAAGGTGTGCTACGACCACTGCATCAGCGTCACCTTCGCGTCCGACAGCCCGCCGCCGCTGTATCTGTGCATTGAATGCGCTAATGAGATCCACAG AGAGCATCCGAATCAAAGATTCTTTGATATCCTGCATCCACAACAACAAGTATCAATGGTCTGCGAGAATAAG AACTGCCGCTCCACAGATAAGGCGGCCTTCTCAATTTGCTTCTCGAACGAGTGTGCAAGTTATAATGGCAACCATCCTATCAg ATACTGCCAGCAGTGCCACGGCAACCGCCACAACAGTCGACGCGGCGGCGACCACGTGGTGCACACGCGACTGCCGCACGCGTGGCAGATGGATAGCGATATGCAGACCAACCTCGTGGAAGCTATCATGAG TTTAATGAAGGAAGCGAAACCGATCAGCCTGGAAGACCCTGACAACACCAGCCAGAGTGAGGTCATGAAGCCGCCGGTCTCAGCGAACTTTTCCGACCCCATCTCGGTGGAAGACCGACAGCTTTTGGGCAG gtATGGAGTCTGGTTAATGGTGGGACTGTGCACGCCAAACCCTGACACTCCAGACGAAGTCTTGGGCCGCTTGCTGTCGGTGCTATTCCACTGGTTCCACGTCACGTCCTTCTCTTATGTCG GGGAAACAGCAACAACAGTAGAGAAGCTCAAGATCGAGCACGTCTGCGGTTGGCTACGCGGCCTGGCAGAGACGCACCGCGACGTGCTCATCGCGTGCCTGAAGCCGCATCCTCCTCAATACACACGGGCCGCGGGTCATTGGGAGAACCTGGCCTCCAAGACCATCCACCTCAAGGACGGGCTCAACAG ATTATACTGCCTGATTCCTTACGGCATAGTCACGCAGTCTATTTGGGACATAATCATGCCGACTTGGATGGAATCTATATGCAACGAAGTACCAGAAAGG GAACTTCTAGACCTAAAAATACCTCTAGCAAAGATCTTAGAGCCAGACGGGACTATGGTGGGGGTTGACGAGAAGAAACTCTACAACTTCGCTATGATCAAGGTCACTGAAACTCCTACACCAGACACCGTATTGCCTGTGCTGGAGTGGTTCCAGGTTCGATTCTAG